AAGGGAAATGAGGTAAGGACTGGAGAGGCCCATTTCTTTACATGCCTAATCCATACAAGTTGGCCTCTAACTCTCGAAATCATTGGCACCATTAGCACTACTTAACCTACCTTTAGTTGGTTTCTATATATTCCAAGGTCCTGCAGGTGGTTTGTTTCCAAgtaattcttaaatgtttgaggAATTGAAGGCAATAGCAGTtcccaaaattttaaatgctgtatTCTGGCTGTATTACAGGCTCTCTCAATATTACCTATTAGCTTAAATACAACTCCCAAAAATCTGAGTGGGAAGAATTACAATTGTTTATGTATTAGTTACTTTGGCATACATCACTTAAAATTCAGAACTGTTACGAAGGCCATAGAGCTGTTCTTTCAACATCTCCTGATTTACTGAGGCACGCTTTTCCCTATTCTGTAGTCCTAAGTAGCTGTTTTCACAGAATTGTTATTTTCTCAACCAGTTCTCAGGGTATTAAGTGTATTCCAAGACTTCTATGTCGCAATATATTTAGATCATCAAAACAAACTTGCAAGTACCTGCATGGAGGTCACACATCACCAGGcacttgttttaaaatgattgTAACTGCTACCTAACTAAAGAGCTCTCTTAGCAGTCCTCAATGTAAAGCTTAAAATTGGCTGGAAAACAGGCCAGTAACTCACCATCTGGCTTCTGATTAATAATTCCttcacttcctttttaaaaatattttgagagagaacacaagagggCCAGTATagaaaggctgagggagaagcagactccccattgagcagggagcccaatgaagggctccatcctgggattccaggtcacgacctgagcccaaagcacacttaactgagccacccaggcaccccaataattcCTTCACTTCTAAACCAAGAACACCAGTTTCTTAGAATGAATCACTGCTCACCTCAGGAGACCTACCTAGACTCCTATTGTGGAATTCTTCAAACACTATGCTTTTGGCTCAATGTTTACTGAacagtaagtaaaatcttttaccAAGCATATTAGTCAAAAAATACCTGGGATTGAGTTTATCAACTTGGCATATTTCTAGATTCAGTTCCACTCAAATCTCTTAAGTCCAAATTTTCTGAAATCTGAGGAAAAATGGTGAATCCAAAGGACTTGGATGTTTAAAGTAGTGAGATAGGGGATGTGGATTCAATTTTTGAGTGACCCATGTGGTTGCATGGTGAACATGGATTGAGCACACACGttttggggagggaagaggatttTCATTTTAGACATGTCAAGTTTGAGCTATGTGAGATGCAGGTCATCTAGTACACAACTGGATGTACAGAGCAATCTCAGCTGAAGTTCAATTTGAACAGTTACTGAGGACAGTGGACAACAGTCTAGAGTATGGTTTAAGCCTAAATCCAGAGAAAGGCATGACCTTCATGACTATAATCCTATTAAGCATAGCAAATGTGATCACAATGTTACCTATTATCATGCCAACAGGGGATGGCACATAACATGCTTTCCTCTCCTAAAgttaacataaatatattatttacagaCCATGTTAGTGTAATTCCATATTGGATTTAAATTCCAAGGATTGTCTATAAAACAAGTGTTCTATAGATATAACCATAATGTTAACAAATACTGATCTGTTTTAAAACCTAttaatttgggacacctgggtggctcagtggttgagcatctctgcctttggctcagggcgtgatcctggagtcctaggatcaagtcctccatcaggctccctgtatggaacctgcttttctATCTGCCTCTCATgggaaaaaaccaaaactatTAATCTAAAATATAATCTGAACATTTCTCAGCAAAACTGCTTAATATAAGGGCCAgtatttccagaacattttaaaatttgcaaggTTTACTCTAGCCCAAAGAGGAAGGACTATTAATTGGCAGAAACCACTATTTCCCATGTTAGTTACCTGTCCATGTAAGCAGCACCCTGTATCTACTAAGTCAAAATTTTGGGGGTAGAACTCAGATATCCTTTTGGAAAAGCTCCAATATGCAGCCAGTTATGAACCACCACACCGTATACCTTTATCAATACTAAGATCACCGTGTATTTTAATACAATTCAGTTTTTAAGCGATGTCAGGTGTCAACTGCTTTAGTGGCCTCTATGACATACGATGAAAACAGGATAGACCACCCACCTTAGGATGTTCATCTAACTTTGACTACTCCAAAGGTAGGCTAGATTTCACAGCACAACTCTGTATTCCTAAAATTCGTTGGTATGATGAATGTCAACAagacttaacaacaacaacaaaaagacttaACAACAGaatatcaatttattaaaaaaggtTGATTTAAGCATCTGCGATGGTGACTTCAACCTCGACTCCAGGCTCAATACTGATGGAGGTAATCTGCTTAACAATCTCAGAAGGACTGTGCAGATCAATGAGTCGCTTGTGGATCCTCATCTGAAAACGATCCCAAGTCTTAGAACCTTCACCACAAGGAGTCTTTCTCGTAGTGATTCTCAGAGTCTGCGACAAAAGAAACCAACCATTTATGGTTTTGTACTCACCCCCACGACATCTGGAAAATCACCAGTCTCACATATTTCATTTGAATACTTCCCTAAAAGTTCTCAGACACCACTAATTGATAATGGCCAGTGCGTTTTTCCCTCAGCCTGGACAGCGCTCTTAAAaaacaccccaccccaccccacgcaAGGGACAACAAGTTACCTGTGAAAACCAGCTACCTAACATGAACTCAATCCTACCCAGTTTTTCTTTCAGCGTCTGTGTTCTCTCCACCTCGGCTCACCTTGGTAGGCATCCGCACTGGTCCTTTCactttgagattcttttcctttgcacCTCTGATCAAGTCAGCACACACTACAGGAAAATAAAACCGTCTTTCAGTTCGTTCAGAACAGTCCAAGGCGGCGTTAGGAAATTTTAACTCCTGCTGGCTCAGAATAGCGTATAGAACTATCATCATTATTCAACACAGTAATGGTCTCCTCATCGCCAACAAAGATCTAAAAGACACGGTAACAGTTAGGGATACATCATGCTTCCCTTCCCTTTTAAGTTAAGCAACTTGTCGCTGGACTTGAATCAAGAGTGTGCAGCGATAAAGCCAAATTcatggttttgggggtttttctgCCCAAGCGTCTCACCCTGAAGGTATCGTACTGACCCTTTTCCAAGGATTTTACGTTGCGGCTGGTTAGAGTAATTCTAATTCGGTGAATCGCCACCTCTGGTTCTACGGGCGTCTTCCCAGTGTCTTTAAACGCCTGTTATCACACAAACGAAACACATTTCTTAAAAGCCTGGACGCGGCCTTCATCAAGAGGCCTCTCAGGCTGCTCCACCATCCCATGAGCCCCTTTACTAGGCAAGGGAGGCTCGGactcccgccgccgcctcctcccatCCCGGAACCCGTCCCCAGAAGGGACCAAGTCCCGCCGCGTCTCGGACCCCGCGGCGCCGCCGCCCGCCTCACCATGGCTGCGGCGCGGCTTCCTGACCGACTTGTTCCTCAGCGAACAGCGGTGAGTCAGGAGCGGGAGCGGGGCGTCCTGAGCTCCGCTCTAGCTGCGACCGCGTCTTCCTCAAAGAGAAAGGCCGGAGGCCTGCGTAGCGCTTATATAGCTGCGCTGTCGTCCGCATCCGGGTCGCGCACGCGTCTCCGCGCTGCCCCGGAAGAGGAATTGCCCTGACGCCTCGGGAGGCGGCTGCGCGAGCCGGGGCTGCAGTACCCGTGGAGCTGGCGGGAAACGCGCGGTGCGGCTGCGGCCGCCCCCTTTCGGTCCGGCGGAGACAGCGCCCCGCGAGGGGGCGTCCCCGCCGGCGCGGTTTCCCTGGTCCTCTGGTCCTCTGGCCccctgggagggagggcggggaggcggcgaCCTAAAGCCTGAGAAGCTCCTCTGCCTGCCGCGTCCGCCCCTGGCGTCTGCAAAGTCCAAACGACTCCTGCGGTTTTGACGGTGCGGGCGTTGCCTCCTCTACAAACCGAACGGCTGGTTCTCGGAGCAGGTGGGTGACTTAGTTCCGGGTCCGACCCCCGTGGATGTTAGGAAGGATGCCTGACAACCTGGGCGCGTTGTCTTAAGCTTCAGCCGGCAGTTGCTCTTCGTAGCCTGAAACACACGTCCGTGAGTCTTCGCCTGCTGGCTTCCCGGAGCGCAGAGGCCTCCGGTCGGTCTCTAGGAAGCCCCTGACCCTGGGTTCGTTCCTCCTCCGAGGCGATTGCCCTGGCGCGGGTGGAGCATCGCGGCCCCTCCCGGGCGCCCGCGCCGGCCCCCGACCCCCGGTCCGTGGGGATGAGACCCTCCAAGGTCTCCCTGATACCGAGTGCGGGAGACCCAGCGTCGTGGAGAAGCCAAGAGTAGTCCACTGACTTGGGTTCACACAGGCGCGAGAGCGTAAGGAGGACACGAACAACTGAAAGATGACGCTGGGTTAAGTGGAACGAGACGGGAGAGGCTGGTTTTGGTACAGGGCAGAAGGAAGAGTGAATAACCGCATTATTTTGCAGGTGCGCGTGAATGCAGAAGACTTAGTGTGCCCGGACACGAAACCCTGAATGGAGGAGATCTGACCTCTCCCCTTAGGGCTCCTTCTGGAGCCTCCCTCTTCTGTTCCTTGAAGGGAAATTATACTTGAAACTTTTATCAAATAATAGCACTAACCGATTTGGTCATAATTGGGCTTAGCTAATCGCTGGCTCTCTTTGGCTCACAAAAATAGGTATACTAGATTTTTCTGCCACTTAACAATTAATTGAAATATTGAAATAGTTCTGTTTTTGGTTCAGTTATTCTAAGTGTCATCTGGCTGTAAAAACCCTGTTAGTAGAATTTGCAGCAAAAAAACTGAAAGCCTGCATTCTTAGTTTACTGGCTATAACCCAAGTGAGACGCTGTAACTTCGGGCTTTAACTTACTGCTATGGCTACCAGGGAATGCTTGGGAagtatatttgtgattttttttatttttttatttttatttttttaggaataaaTCTGGTACAGCTATTCTTaggtttccctttcctttcaaGTACTTGAGAAAATGGTGGACAAATTAACTACCTTGACTATAGAAAAGAATTTCAGTATAGAAAAAGGCTAAATGTAGCCCAGTATGTATGGGAAAAAATTGTGGATGTGACTAGAATGAAGGAAACAGCTGGTTGAGATAATGttagaaaaatgtaatgaaagcatcacaattttcaaatttatgtttgGTTCAGACAGTctgttatatttttctcttaaattaataCTTAACTGCTCCTGTAGCCCCCACATTTTCATTAAGAGTGTAATGTTCTAACATAACGTAAGATAttggagaaaaagtaaaaattaacaatttatccaaaagaagaagaaaatacagtatGCCATCCTTAATGCCTTAGATCAATTACTAGATATACGTATCCTTTGATGGCTTATCAAGGGATATGCATATTGTAAAATTGTAAGTACTTTTGGTGTTAAGTAAGTTGGCCTCTGGCAAAGTTATACCCAAATAGATACTTCCTCCAGCAGTGTAATGAAGATCTTACTGTGAAAGATGGACTTAAatatctgtttcattttaaaattaaaaaatattcttaagacCATTGCAAACTTTATGTTTTCAACATCTCCATTCATAgccttccttttctgatttttgtagGTCTTTTAAAACGATCTCATAAAAACTTTTTACTGTAGGTATTTGTTCCTTTCTGTGGACAGCCATCTACTGGTCTTTTGCTGCAATGACAGTGTCATCATATTCCTTACAAAAGGAAATTAACAGCTTAAAAACTACTTAATTCGTGGTAcacattagtaaaataaaaagagcaaaatttcAAATGAATGTGTCAAATGTCTGtttagacattattttatttgcagagtttttatctaaataaatttgtgttgaaatttaagaataaagtctgaaatttaacaataaaaaccAGAAAGTTTAAAACTTTCTCTTGTGGTTACCCATGTTGTATTGATAGGGGAGTGAAATGTGGAGGCAATTCCTTGTGGTTTACAAGGATTACGTGTGAGGACTTGAACAGTACTGGGTACATGACAGCATTAATTAATTACTATTACTGTATTAACTAATATTACTGCATTAATATCCATTTGTTTGATCCTCACATCAACCCTGGAGCGTAAGTGCTGTTATTCATATTTTATGCATGAGAAAGCTGAGGTTaggtgacctgcccaaggtcacaggaaaAGCCGGTGTTTGAACCTATGCAGTCTAACTCCAAAGTTTGTGCTCTTAGCCACTGTGCTTATGGTGTCTCTTACTGTTTGTCTCTTACTGTATATTAGCTCTTACTGTTAtcattagtagtagtagtacgcATCTGCGAGGTGTAAAATCCTATTATGTTGGATAAAGTAGCATAGCAAGGCTGTCTGTATTTTACTTTAGTTGAGGATAGAAATTTTATTGAGCTACTAATATGTGTCCTTTGTAAGGTTGAATCcttattttttaactcttcatttttttggttTGAAGTCCTATAGATACCCAAGGCCAGTTAATTCGTTTTGCTCATTAAAATCATTTCACTAAAGTGAGCAGTGGAACAGAACTAGGGACACAGATCTTTTCATTGAGAATGATTCATATGGAACATGCATTGGGTTGATAATTTTTTGATCATATTTAACTGCAGAGCTCAAACAATTCTCTGTAGGGGTAGAAATGTTCTATTCACCAGGCCTTGTAGtacttctttcccctcttcctttctcatgtTCCCAAGCCTGCAGGCCTAGAGATTCTAATGTTTCTTGAAATGCAATTTGAAAAGTTGGTCTACTCCTGTCACATAGTGCCATTTCCTAGTTTTAGCAGAGAACCTGCAAAGGACTCCCATGGTCAGATTTTTGGGATCCTGATATCATGCAGGGGAGCCAGGGATAGATTTACCTATCAATCATTTCCCCCTGAGGTTGTGCTTTTCATGTTGTATAGAATTGGTACAACTTTTTAGAAAATGCCATTTGCCTCCCTTTATGAGAAGATTGAAACCTCTGGCTTTCATGACACAATTCTGCTGCATTGCTTGTGTGGTGGACAGCCCAAATGTAACCCCACAGAGATCTCCGCCACCTGTTACTCATGCCCCTGTGGAATCTCCTCCTCTTGAATGTGGACATGTGTAAGATGCTCTAAATGCTGGAATTTGGCAAAAGTGCTGGGATGTCAGATTGAGTAGGGTTCTGACTTCCATCTTCCTGGCAGACTTTCTCTCTTGCTAGCTTTGTTAAAACCAAGCTGACAGGTTGGGAGGTGCTATAGGGAGAGGACCCCAGGCAAGGGAATGAGGGTAGTCTGTGGTCAACAGCCAGCATGAATTGCAGCTTTCAGTCCAATAGCCCCCAAAGAACTGAATAATTGTGTGATTTTGGAAGCAGATATCTCCTTGGTCGAGCTTTCAGTTGAGACCTCAGCACTGGCACCCCTTAAGTATTAAGGTACCTCCCAAGGCCTGGTTCTGGGTCTGATGAACACATGTAGGAGAGGCAGCTGCAGTGCAGCAAAGGGGACACTGATAGGAGTTTTGAGGACATGCTTAAGTCCACTGCTAGGGCAGCCATCTCTCATGAGTCATCCTATCTatgtgggcctcagttttctcattgtaAAAGGAGGGTGCTGGACTATGTGATCTTCCAACTTTGAAAGGCTATTGCATGGAGATAAACAGATCAGAGAATATCTCTTCATCACCAACATATTGCCAGACATTCAAGATGGTTCTGCTTCCTTTGTCCCTCCTTTGGGCTACCCAACACCAGAGGGAGGAGGCTTGAAATAGCAGAGGAGACTCCCTCTCCTCATTTCAAGTCCTTTGATCTCAGGTGGCCATTCATCTGCTATGGCCAGGATAGCCTCAGTACATCATGACCAAGATGTTACTATTACTAGTGCTAACTTTCACTCAAGAGTGCTCCTATCTGGAATATAGATGTTATAGTTTCCTTACTCAAGCACAAGTCTAATTGGTGATAGCAAGGACAAAGCTTTGAATTAGATCAGTTTAGGGTTTCAAACTGAATTTGACTGAGTTCAATAACCTGAAGTTACCAGAAAGTCATTGATTCTTTCCTAGATTTTAATTAAGGGGTGGGAAAAGATGAGTGACACAATGCAGTTGAAACCAATAATTAGAAGAGAAAACTTTTCCATGTTTATACCCCACTTGATGGGACTCCTCAAGAAATTAATTGACTGCTAAGAAAGACCCTCCATGTTctgagatcatttttaaaaattatcccatggttggtttcttttctttcttttcttttcttttcttttcttttcttttcttttcttttcttttcttttcttttcttttcttttctttcttgattttatttattcatgagaaacacacacacacagaggcagagacacaggcagagggagaagcaggctccatgcagggatcctgatgtgggactcgatcctgggacctcaggatcacgccctgggccaaaggcaggcaccaaactgctgagccacccagggatcccaggttttcttagatcttaaaaatctattaacATGGTGAATAAGTTTTTTAATATTGAGCCTTTTTTTGCATTCCTGGAAAGAATCTCTCTTAAACATATTACAAGtgagattgtttttaaattatgtgtgtctgtatgtgtatttatatgcTGGCAtcaaataaatttggaagcttCCCTTCATGCTGTGGAAAGTTTATATAGTAGTATGGTAATGTGTAAGACTTGGTAGAATGCATGTTTTAGTGAGAGGTAACTATAAAGTATAATTTCTTCTATGGTGATTAATTTTCCCTGATACCTCTGTTCCAGCATCAATTTTAGTGATTTATAATTTTCTggaacagtgcttctcaaacttttcatTCTTAGTAActctttatatgtttaaaaattattgaagaccccaaagagcttttAAGTGGCACTATGTCTATTGGTATTTGTTATATTAGAGGCTAAAAATGAGGAAGTCCACAAACATTTgttaatctcttaaaaaataataacaaacttattcattgttaacatattttttgaaaaataactattttcattgtttttctatttttgttcaaCTCTTTAATGTCTGACTTCATAGAAGAAACTCAATTTTCATATCTGCCTCTGCATTTAGTCTGTCACAATATGTTGCTGTGGTTGAAGTATGTGTAGAAATTCTGGTGAGCACAGATAAGAAGTTGGAAAAGGGAAAGGATTTTAATAACCTACTTAGATATTTGTAGATACTCTTCTTTGATGCACTTACACTGGCTAAGTGGTAGTTTCTTAAGGATTAGGTACAATGAGAATCTGAAACCATGCAGTGGAGTGATCTTGATATGAGATGTTTCAAGACAGTATCAGCGTGGTTTGAAGTGAGAACTACTCTTTGAAAAACTTAGTTTAAATGGAAGCATGTGGGTACATAagccatttatttaattttattatattttttaacttattttttaagattatttatttatttattaacgagagacacacacacagagagagagagagagagaggcagagacacaggcagagggagaagcaggcttcatgcagggagctcgatgtgggactcgatcctgggactgtgggatcacgccctgagccaaaggcaggtgctcaactgctgagccacccaggcgttccaacttaattttttattgtggtaaaaaagcCATAAAATTTACCACGTAAAGCATTAAGCgtatagttcagtagtgttaGGTGTATTCATATTGTTATGAAaggatctccagaacttttttatcttgaaaatttgAAACTCTGTATTTATTAACaactccttttcctcctttcccagcCCCTGTTAATCACAttctaatttctgtttctatgaatttgacaatttgagatacctcatgtaagtgtAATTGTACAgtattcatcttttttatggctggctGTTGCCATAATGTTCTTAAACTTCATCATTGTCATAGCATATTGccagatttccttcctttttaaggttgaataatatttcactgcatatatatatatgccacattttgtgtatttatttatttatttatttatttatttatttatttattatttatttttttaatatttatttatccattcatctgtttatggacttttgggttgttttcacttcttggctattgtgactaatgTTGCGATGAACATCATTGTGCAGTATGTCTTTGAGAccctccttttaattttttgaatatatacccaaaagtgggattgctgtATTGTAGGGTAGGtacttctacttttaaaattatgagactcatccatactgtttcccataaaGCGTGCACtattttacaatcccaccagcagtgcacaagggttctaatttctccactttttaaatcctcagctttttaaatttatctatctatctatctatctatctatttatttatttatttatttatttatttatttttgataatagccCTCCTATGGATgttaggtgatatctcattttgattttagtttacatttctctgatgattagtgacattgagcaaTCTTCTCATATGCTTttgtccatctgtatgtcttctttggagcaaACATCCATTTAAGTCCTCTGTCCATGTTTAAGTCAGGTTATTTGAGTTTAGTCTTTGAGTTGTATGAGTGTTACATATTCTACATATCAACCCattgtcagatatatgatttgtaaatattttcttccattctctaggttgtcttttcactctgtttcCTTTGAGtgcaaatgtttttaagtttaataTAGTCCCATTTGTCTGTTGTTACTTTTATTGCTTGTACCTTTggtatcatatccaagaaatcattgccaagttCAATATCATGAAGCTTTCCCCCTATTTTTtctcctagaagttttatagttctaggtcttatgtttaggtctttaatccattttgagttaatatttgcatAAGAGTAAGGTAAGagtctaacttcattcttttgcatatcttctttgctcagaaccatttgttgaagagactgttcttttctAATTGGCACTCTTGTTAAAGATCATTTGACTGTATAtttgagagtttatttctgggctctttattttaatctattgGTCTGCTTGTCCATCTATGCCAGTAGCACACTgctgattactgtggctttgtagtatattttgaatcTGGAAGTGTGAAGCCTTCAACTTTGTTCTACTTTAATCAAAATTGTTTGGGTTATTTGGGGCCTCTTGAAATTCTGTATGGATTTTAGGATgactttttccatttctgaaaattgtcattgggattttgatagggattgtgttgaacgtgtagattgctttgaaaaataaataaaataaaataaataaaaataaataaaatctttaaaaaaaaagaattttgtgtatgtgtcaattttttaaaaccctatttttaatttgcatctcttcAAGCACTTGTGAGattaacattttcccatttttcgtATCTGTCTCctaaatgtggttttttttttgtgaattgaCTTTTCAAGATTTGTGCATTATTTTATTAGAGCACAGtgatatttcatgtttattagtATGTATTTGTTATAGAAAAAGTATTAACCTGATGTCATATTTTAACCAAATATTTTCTCAGCTCATTgtctgtatttgttttattttaatatctagaaattatcatttttatgtaattaaatgTGGTAATGTTTATGGTTTTTTACCTTGCTTTTAGAAAAGTTTAGAAATTGCTCCCTccttcaaatttatataaactattCAATTCTGTCTTCCTTCAGTTTTACAGATGCTCCTCTAATCCATCTGGAAATGATTTTGATGTGTGGTatgtaaagtatttatttaaaaaaaacctatagttTTAGTAAAACTGTTGGTGGTAGGCTAAAAGCTCCTTTAAAACAAGAAACATGACTTACTCACTCTTTGGTTTCCTCCACTTTCCCAGACAGAAGACTCACTAAGCAGCCTCTGTTTCCTTGGGCTGCAGCATCCAAGCCAGAGGCAGGAAAGATGGGtggccccctccttccctcttctcagaGATAGGAGCTTGTTCCCGTGCTGGTGTCCTAACAACTCCCCAGGGGCTGCTGCCCCTGTGGACCCCTGCGACCTCTACTGTGGTAGAATCAGGAAGACTACCCTAGCTGTTGGCTAG
Above is a window of Canis lupus familiaris isolate Mischka breed German Shepherd chromosome 29, alternate assembly UU_Cfam_GSD_1.0, whole genome shotgun sequence DNA encoding:
- the RPS20 gene encoding 40S ribosomal protein S20 translates to MAFKDTGKTPVEPEVAIHRIRITLTSRNVKSLEKVCADLIRGAKEKNLKVKGPVRMPTKTLRITTRKTPCGEGSKTWDRFQMRIHKRLIDLHSPSEIVKQITSISIEPGVEVEVTIADA